From Salvelinus alpinus chromosome 20, SLU_Salpinus.1, whole genome shotgun sequence:
GGTGGTGGTGTGCACTGGGAACGCAGGGCTTTACCGAAGGTAGGCATTACTGGGAGGTGGGGGTGGAAGGGAAGACAGACTGGAGGATAGGGATAACCAAGGAATCTGCACCAAGAAGAGGCTTCGTTGAACTGAACACGTCAACAGGTTACGGGACACTTCGGATGCAGGTCAGTGGGCTGAAGGCTCTAACGGTTCCGGCTGTCGATATCAAGATTCCAGAACATCTCAAGAAGATCGGGGTCTACCTTGACATTGAGGAGGGGCAGCTCTCCTTTTATGATGTTGTAGCACGCAGTCATATCTACACCTTCAATGACACGTTTTCTGAACAGGTTTATCCAGTCTTTGGcacagtagagacagacagagaccttgTCATACTGTAGTACACAGCTAAATGGAAAAGAAAAGTCACAGAAGTTATTGAGGATGTCTCATGACTAAGAACCACCctagaccacactagaccacaGGCCTCATTTACCCTATTTTTAACAGGGACATTTGGGGAAATTACTCCGCCCACTTGCTTTACGACGGTACCAATTATGCCAAAAAACACAGCTAATTCCATACACGGTGTATACAATATTTAGTAACTTTGTTCTGAACATGTTCTCTTCCGTCCCCAAGCACAACAGTAATCCATAATGGTGACCATGTATTATCCTTACTCCAGTTATACTGTAGCAATTTGATTTCTATCTTTCTAAAGAGTGTCGGCATTATGATGCCAGATGTATCTTTCTTTATGACTTGGGGAAGCTTTACTTTGTGAatttacctgctggttactagtccaacactctaaccactaggctacctgctggttactagtccaacactctaaccactaggctacctgctggttactagtccaacactctaaccactaggctacctgctggttactagtccaacactctaaccactaggctacctgctggttacttgtccaacactctaaccactaggctacctgctggttactagtccaacactctaaccactaggctacctgctggttactagtccaacactctaaccactaggctacctgctggttactagtccaacactctaaccactaggctacctgctggttactagtccaacactctaaccactaggctacctgctggttacttgtccaacactctaaccactaggctacctgctggttactagtccaacactctaaccactaggctacctgctggttactagtccaacactctaaccactaggctacctgctggttactagtccaacactctaaccactaggctacctgctggttactagtccaacactctaaccactaggctacctgctggttactagtccaacactctaaccactaggctacctgctggttactagtccaacactctaaccactaggctacctgctggttacttgtccaacactctaaccactaggctacctgctggttactagtccaacactctaaccactaggctacctgctggttactagtccaacactctaaccactaggctacctgccgcccctttatGACTTGGGAAGCTTTACTTTGTGAATTTATTGATACGGTGACATTAGATGTTTACTATGATTTCATCAGTTGAGGTTAGCTACAAAAAtaattatatttatttttcatACTTCCTCAGTGAGTTTGTACAGCACTGACGACGCTATAGAAgctaaaatgtatgttatttttttgtttagcACTTTGGACTCTGCACATTCTGTTATTCTTTCAGGTATGTATTGAACGGAGTATATTTTAGTATCTTGGTTTCCATGGTTTGATATTTTaattcatgaaacatgggaccatcatgttgcctttatattgttGTTCAAACAGACCATTTGAAGAATTAAATTCAAGACAATTCATGAGGACGTTTATATAGGCACAGATGATGTCAAAAACCAATCAGATATAGTTGTCTCTCAGCATCAGTCAGGCTCACCTTTTCTCTCCCCAGCCAGCTTGTTTATGAGGTAAGACTGTTTATGAGGTAAGaatgtgtttatgaggtaggcctgtgtttatgaggtaggcccgtgtttatgaggtaggcctgtgtttatgaggtaggcccgtgtttatgaggtaggcctgtgtttatgaggtaggcctgtgtttatgaggtaggcctgtgtttatgaggtaggccCGTGTTTATGAGGTAGGCCTGTGTTTATAATGTAAGACTGTGTTTATAATGTAAGACTGTGTTTATGATGTAAGACTGTTTATGAGGTAggcctgtgtttatgaggtaggcctgtgtttatgaggtaggcctgtgtttatgaggtaggccCGTGTTTATGAGGTAGGCCTGTGTTTATAATGTAAGACTGTGTTTATAATGTAAGACTGTGTTTATAATGTAAGACTGTGTTTATAATGTAAGACTCTGTTTATAATGTAAGACTGTGTTTATGAGGTCGGCCCGTGTTTATGAGGTAAGAATGTTTATGAGGTAGGCCCGTGTTTATGATGTAAGAATGTTTATGAGGTAGGCCCGTGTTTATGAGGTAGGCCCGTGTTTATGAGGTAGGCCCGTGTTTATGAGGTAGGCCCGTGTTTATGAGGTAGCCTGATCACCTTCCATCACTACGACTTGCTGTTTCAGTCCCATTGATTGTCTCTGGGAGCACAAAGCTCTCTCAACGTTTTCGACGAGGCACATTGATGAATCCATGGTCAAATGCCTTCACAAGATCACTTCACAGTAGCGGCTAATAATATACTATTGTAAAACGTAATAGCCTATACCCTTCACTGCAAAACGCATGTTAGGATGAGGATTCTATGGAAGTGCAGGTCCTGCGTTTTCACCTCCAGCACAATGATGAttatttttccactaattggtcttttgaccaatcagatcagctcttttgccaataacTGGGCAAAAGATCACAATTGGGCTGCTTGTGTaaacacataataataatattgatatattgatatatattgatataattcTAATTATAAAATGGCATCAATTTCTCCCGAGATAATCATTGTGTGCAGCTATCTCTGGTTGCAGTGTATGAAACAGGGAGAGTAAGCTCGTCTGTGGTGGTCAGCGAACCTTCGACCTTCTGACTCGTAACCCTGCAGGGTTgaggagtaacggattacatataagggattacaaaaaaacggtaactgtaatctgttacgttaccagcaaaaaatattgtaatcagattacagatacttttgaaaaactagatgattacatCAAGGATTACTTTTTaaatcagaaaggatgtttgcaagAGAAATAAAATCTTTGGCacttttctcaatgacattcaaatcagcattgaaaaaaggtttaagtttgttccacctgagtgagcctgaccaccaatcagagaccatgATGgtacaccaaatgtgtttgatgggtcgcggggaaaagagcaggaataggcttttgtaggctgcagtccaagctatgtcttccaatggtgcgactgctgtcggcatccaaagattatccaacttgtaTAAACACTTGGAGGTagaggatgacagcagtggtgtagtcttcGGCGATACAGATATCACTTATtatcagtggcgacccgtcattcagggcatcTGTTTTGAGCACCACACTTTTAGGTAAGAAAAAGTgtgggggggcttgcctgttttgcttgttattttggcattaatatgtgtcacatatcagtttgcaaacaatgtaataaaaaaaaaaatatatatcattgagttaataaagccgcattcaaacatggtctcttttttgttttcttgaggaagacagctccaaaatgcaggtgtttcagcctagctcagtgctttctgtggtggtggggctagTCAGCAGATAAAACAGAGCGTTTTGATTGGCTCAgatttctgtcactcatgggacagTACGTCATCCCCAATTCTAAGGTTAGAGCTCGAACATTTTTGCCCCTTGGGTTCTGCCATAGAGTTCTATTAAAAGTGCCCATGCCAAGaatgctcaaggtcattggccacagatagaatgacatcaaatcacgttctatctacagtagctttgattggactgatcatgtcaacatcttactttcaaagtcttagctagcagtcatcatcagttgtcatcaagtcgacaatctactgtcaaatccttttaatccttgtcatatgaagagaaataagctTGACTGAGACACAGGCAATGTCATGTTTGAATGAGAGACAATACAGGattggtgtgcgtggccaaagacctattttcatgtcatctcacCATATCACttcctggagtttgctaaatggcattggcacttggattggaactggTGCTTTGATCATATGACAGgaaaaatagagctctttggccacgcccaCCAGGGGTGGGTTTGTCCACTGAAAGAAACAATGCATAAGCAGAAAATACCTCatccctactgtaaaatatggtgatgGATCTTTGATGTTTGAATGAAAAGCACGACTGTTGGTATGACATCCTACACTACTTCCTGGAGCTGGGGGGAGGGTGTAATGGTATTGACATCCTACACTACTTCCTGAAGCTGAGGGAGGGTGTAATGGTACTGCTACTGGATGATGTTATGCAATCTGGCCATGTGCTGTGTggtttgtcacaaaacacaactTTAGGACATGTACTAAGTTGAGTTACAGTAAGGCTGTGTGGAGGTTTGAGGGAGAGACTGGGGGCTGGGGGTAGCTGGTTGGGGTCAAGTCAAGAAGTAAGTAGAAAACACTGTTGTTTTTCTACGAGGATTCTTTAATTAAAAATGTCATGTCGATCCACATCCTCATTGCTGATCTGAAAACTGAATTGAACCCAACCATGCCATTTGGCTGGAGATACCTTATCAATATTTACCTCACAGTGCCATCTAGTGGTTGAATGTATGCattagaaaaagaaaaaaaagaagaaaaaaaaatacaaatacacattGTTTTGTTTCACCACCAGGTGTCGCTAATTGCATAGTTTACATGAGGACAGGTTCTCTCTATAGAGGCTGACCATTATACCCAAGATTTGATGTGCTCACCCTGTCACTGTGTGCTGTGTAATTCAGGTAAGTCTgtctatgtcaaatcaaatcaaattttatttgtcacatacacatggttagcagatgttaatgcgagtgtagcgaaatgcttgtgcttatagttccaactgtgcagtaatatctaacaagtaatctaacaatttcacaacaactaccttatacacacaagtgtaaaggaatgaatacgaatatgtacatataaatatatgaatgagtgatggtacagaacggcataggcaagatgcagtagatgatatagagtacagtatatacatttaagattagtaatgtagggtatgtaaagagtttttaaaagtggcattgtttaaagtgactagggatacatttattacatccaatatTTTATTATCAAAGTGGCTCACttgggatacgttatcagagtctgactgatgtcttgagatgttgcttcaatatatccacataattttcttttccccatgatgccatctattttgtgaagtgcaccagtccctcctgcagcaaagcacccccacaacatgatgctgccacccccgtgcttcacggttgggatggtgttcttcggcttgcaagcctcccccttgttcctccaaacataacgatggtcattatggccaaacagttgtatttttgtttcatcagaccagaggacatttctcaaaaaagtacgatctttgtccccatgtgcagttgtaaaccgtagtcgggcttttatatggcggttttggagcagtggctttctccttgctgagcggcctttcaggttatgtcgatctaggactcgttttactgtggatatagacacttttgtactggtttcctccagcatcttcacaaggtcctttgttgttgttctgggattgatttgcaccaaagtacgttcatctctaggagacagaacgcgtctccttcctgagtggtatgacggctgcgtggtcccatggtgtttatactattgtttgtacagatgaacttggtaccttcaggcatttggaaattgctcccaagaatgaaccagacttgtggaggtctacaattgttttctgaggtctcggctgatttcttatgatttccccatgatgtcaagcaaagaggcactgagtttgaaggtaggccttgaaatacatccacaggtacacctccaattgactcaaatgatgtcaattagcctatcagaagcttctaaagccatgacatcattgtttggaattttccaggctgtttaaaggcacagtcaacttactgtatgtaaacttctgacccactggaattgtgatacagtgaattataagggaaataatatgtctgtaaacaatttttggaaaaatgtcttgtgtcatgcacaaagtagatgtcctaaccaacttgccaaaactatagtttgttaacaagaaatctgtggagtggtttaaaatagagttttaatgactccaacctaagtgtatgtaaacctctgacttcaactgtgtatatatataaaacatgttTCATTTGAACTATTTGCCATTCTTTAATGACTAAATACAAATTCCCATTTTGTCTACCAACAGATAATAGTATCATCCTGATTTTCTTCGTATTGGTTTCACAACAATTTGGTGCTTCCAAGACAACGCACAACCTCCAAGGAAAAATGTGCgtatgttgtttttttgttgcataGAGCTTCCTATTGGTTAATTCTGATACTTTCCAAGCGGGAAACTCAGAGCTCATCTTTCTACAACGAGTTCCCTAGTCTGACATTTCTGCGTTTCTGAGTCTAGGTGGCATGATTTCTCATTTATATTTGGGTTGTCATGAACAACTTTCATTGAGATAACCATGTTTCAATTGTACAGTATTGTAATATTTATTAGATGGCTGTATATTGTAGTGACACTTAGTAattggaataaggctgtattaCTGTGTTCCATTTCACTTTCTGTATCATTTGTTTAAAAAACAATGTGTGAAATGGACGACTGGTGGAAGGGCAGCAGAGGGTGGAGTCTCTGAGACTTTAAACAAACAACATTGTGAAATGGACGACTGGTTGGAGGTAGTGCTAGAGGGTGGAGTCTCTGAGAGAGGGTGGAGTCTCTGAGACTTTAAACAAACAACATTGTGAAATGGACTACTGGTTGGAGGTAGTGCCAGAGGGTGGAGTCTCTGAGACTATACATACCATGAACAAAACAAGTTCTTCATTCTCTGGATGGTGATGAACAACAGGAAGGATTCTGCATTCTATACTCTCACTGCGTTTTAGGACATTATTATAGGACAAAGATGGCATCACAGACGGCtggtagtttgaaatgttttctcacatttacagcagcaataacagttgTTATCTGAAGTGCTATTGCTTCATAAAATAGCTGCTAGAAGTAGACCTACAAAGAGTGCAAAGTGCATCTTTTCCAGATGAGAACAAAAAGAGAGAACAATACCAGAACCTGTTCATCACAACCTTTCATCAAACCAAGAATGAGTTTACATCATTTAGTTCAGATaagtttattaattcgaccatttaaaaaaaacaagcacacataaaacttgaaaaagccTTTACATGCACGTGAGTAACGTCAgaggataaaaaataataaagtctgggacttatttccattgaggTCCTTTTTGAGACAAGATGTCTAGGCAAGATCCAACACAGTTAAACACAGTAcagcagtgaaataataaaacagaaacagagaagaagaacatctatctcatcattccagttacatcatagagGTTATTTAAATGGGCACagaagacatcaaacatatttgtactttatttttaaagctgtccagagaggatgttgtttttatgggcagaggcaacctattccattctgaggctccagtatacaagaaagtacctttcccagcaatactcctgaacctgtataagtacacatcagcaacacctgatctggtgctgtgattgtgtgcatcccaaaCACAAGGACAGTAATCACTTAgatatctgggcgcaggaccataaatactcctgtaaaccagaCCTGGTCTAATCTGGGAAACCCTaccctcaacaggcagccagtttagttcctgaaagcagctcctgccttcaatactaccctgatcagcttattctgggctatctggagcttccccttcatacgtttagataagcccccaaaccaggaagtactagcacAGTCAAAATGGCATGGAATCAggagtccttatcaagcagcttggatTTCTAGCCAAAAATGTTGTCCTGGCATTGTTGCTACCTTTGCAAAAGAAAAAGAGTTTGGCTGAACCCCTAACTCTACATAATACTTCTTGACTTGGTTGCTTCCATACAAACCAGAACTGGTGGGCAGCTGGCTAACCAGCTTGCTGGCAACAGAAGTAAAAaaagacttgaaatcattggcaaTCTCTGCTTtttcatataccatctccccCCTGATGTTCAGTCCGATactgtttagtttgtttttggtagtactactacaacctagttccttaaatGATTTCCAAAGCTTTTTAGGGTCATTTTTGTTCTCATTTATTTTCTCAGCAAAGTAACCCCTCTTAGCCTCATCCATCCTGCTCTGTGCTTCATTTCTGTGATGTTTATATAGGACAAAATCACGCTGCTCTTGAGAGTTCTTAAATTTCTTAAAGGCCTTATTCCTTGCTTGGATAGATTCTAGAATCTCCTGATTAAACCAAGGGCTagatctctgctttaccctgaccCGTCTAATGGGAGCCATCACATTCACCACATCAAGGAATCTACATTTAAAAGCTTCCCAGGCACTGTCTACCCCTACATTATCTAGCACAGGTGACCAGTCAATTTGACCCACTTCCTCCCTAAACTTTTCAACACAGTATTTTTTGAATCCTCTGATTCTAACGGTTTTGTGACACTTAAATATATCTTTAAAAATCCTCCATgtgcaaaatgtaataaaatgatcACTGATTCCATAGACTATTACTCCACTCTGCGATATTTTAGATTTATCAGACACCAATATTAAGTCATTTGTACTTTGCACTGTTTCACATATCCTGGTGGGATCTTTTATCATTTAGGTCAGAGCAAGTATCTACAACAGTGCATAAAGACATTGTGGGTCGGGCTATTCTTTTAGCAGACATCAGTATTGAAATCCCCTAACATAAGTATTTCCTTCAACAGGGAATCATTACAGTTTGACAACACAATTTCAAGACCTGCATAGAATGCATTCTGCTTGGGCGGCCTATAACAACCCCCCAACACAATCGGCTTGGTTTTGGGAAGGCAGATATCCAGCCAGACAATCTCCAGATCAGCGTTTAAATCTGATCTGATGTTAAAAGTAATGTCTGATCTTACAAACGCACATATCCCCCCCACCGTTCCGATTCTGATCCTTCCTGATAACAGAGTAATTACTTATCTCAATTTCTGAGTCACAAACAGATGAATCCAACCATGTCTCAGTAAAACATAAGACACCCATCTCTGATTTGCAAACCAACAGGCGTATCTCATCGATCTTCAGTAGTAGGCTTCGGCCGTTGAAGTGCACAAAATGTAGGCCCTTCTTCCCAAAGGCCTCATTGAATTCCCAATCCACTTGTAACTCGCCTCTCACTGCGCTACCATCTTGCCACTGCACTGCCTCAGGTGGCCTCTCTGTTGCCATGGAACACCCCTCCCCAGGTGCTACTAATTTGACCTCACCACCGTGTACCCCGTCACTCGCCTCTGGTGGCCTCAGCTCCGCTGTGGACCCCCCCTCCTCTGGTGCACTCTCCACCCTCGTTAAGTCCTCTGGACCAACTCCACCTTCAATGCTGACACCCCCCGCGGGtacagcacacagacagcagcGGTAAGCTTCATTGACCCCATGTCCAAAGCTAGGATCGCTTTTAGATGAATCTTCTGCTCGCATTTCCTAACACACCAAAGCTTTTCTGTTACTCTTTATCCAACGTTCGCAAGAGGAACATGGGTGCACAGGCCGTTTGATGGGGTTGGTGATAAAGTGAGGTCCAGGGCATTGATGGGGTTGGTGATAAACTGAGGTCCAGGCCGTTTGATGGGGTTGGTGTTAAACTGAGGTCCAGGGCATTGATGGGGTTGGTGTTAAACTGAGGTCCAGGCCGTTTGATGGGGTTGGTGATAAACTGAGGTCCAGGCCGTTTGATGGGGTTGGTGATAAACTGAGGTCCAGGGCATTGATGGGGTTGGTGTTAAAGTGAGGTCCAGGCCATTGATGGGGTTGGTGTTAAAGTGAGGTCCAGGCCGTTTGATGGGGTTGGTGTTAAACTGAGGTCCAGGGCATTGATGGGGTTGGTGTTAAAGTGAGGTCCAGGGCGTTTGATGGGGTTGGTGTTAAACTGAGGTCCAGGCCGTTTGATGGGGTTGGTGTTAAACTGAGGTCCAGGCCGTTTGATGGGGTTGGTGATAAACTGAGGTCCAGGACGTTTGATGGGGTTGGTGATAAAGTGAGGTCCAGGCCGTTTGATGGGGTTGGTGTTAAACTGAGGTCCAGGCCGTTTGATGGGGTTGGTGATAAACTGAGGTCCAGGCCGTTTGATGGGGTTGGTGTTAAACTGAGGTCCAGGCCGTTTGATGGGGTTGGTGATAAACTGAGGTCCAGGCCGTTTGATGGGGTTGGTGTTAAAGTGAGGTCCAGGCCGTTTGATGGGGTTGGTGATAAACTGAGGTCCAGGCCGTTTGATGGGGTTGGTGATAAACTGAGGTCCAGGGCGTTTGATGGGGTTGGTGTTAAACTGAGGTCCAGGCCGTTTGATGGGGTTGGTGATAAACTGAGGTCCAGGCCGTTTGATGGGGTTGGTGTTAAACTGAGGTCCAGGCCATTGATGGGGTTGGTGATAAACTGAGGTCCAGGCCGTTTGATGGGGTTGGTGGTAAACTGAGGTCCAGGCCGTTTGATGGGGTTGGTGATAAACTGAGGTCCAGGGCGTTTGATGGGGTTGGTGATAAACTGAGGTCCAGGGCATTGATGGGGTTGGTGATAAACTGAGGTCCAGGGCATTGATGGGGTTGGTGATAAACTGAGGTCCAGGGCATTGATGGGGTTGGTGATAAACTGAGGTCCAGGGCATTGATGGGGTTGGTGATAAACTGAGGTCCAGGCCGTTTGATGGGGTTGGTGTTAAACTGAGGTCCAGGGCATTGATGGGGTTGGTGATAAACTGAGGTCCAGACCGTTTGATGGGGTTGGTGTTAAAGTGAGGTCCGGGGCATTGATGGATATCCCCTAATAAGAGAAGGCATATAGTTATTATAAGATCTCCACCATTAATTTGCGATATCAGACTGGCCTTCGATGGTCGTTTTGGTTTGTGCCAAGGTGCTATGAAAGTTTAGTGTATATAGCATTCCTTTCAAATAAGAAGTACTGAATGCAATCAAAAGTGTTTGTGTGACTGAGAAGTTGCTGAGAATTTGCTATTCTTTCATCTAGATTGCAGATGCAATTATTTCCAGTGACATTTAAAACAAACACATAAAGTTAAAGGGCTGCCACCATGCCGAACTTGCCGGTCGTCGTCTTGGACCTGAATATCGTAGTCACATTTTGTGGTAGAAA
This genomic window contains:
- the LOC139546242 gene encoding E3 ubiquitin-protein ligase TRIM39-like; this translates as MLPVMDFLIWTVLQEQPQEGSIPELWLKSKQRFKHSAFTTVIPEPVWDWISKASVDILLDPESANPDFIVSNNQKRVRVGKIIESKHDPRDGHGHYRASHKYDGWWCALGTQGFTEGRHYWEVGVEGKTDWRIGITKESAPRRGFVELNTSTGYGTLRMQVSGLKALTVPAVDIKIPEHLKKIGVYLDIEEGQLSFYDVVARSHIYTFNDTFSEQVYPVFGTVETDRDLVIL